One stretch of Pedobacter riviphilus DNA includes these proteins:
- a CDS encoding response regulator transcription factor, which produces MKKILLVEDDPNLGLLLQDYLQLKGKFDVVLCTDGEDGLRAFNKQNFDLCILDVMMPKKDGFTLGKDIRKVNTQVPIIFATAKTMLEDKSAAYDLGGDDYITKPFRIEELLLRINAMFKRIANKTDHNDEAAETQFSIGQYHFDYTTQIITDNDNQQKLSTKEAELLRLLCLKKNTVLTREEALLSIWHDDNYFNGRSMDVFLSKLRKYLRADPTVEIINVHGKGYKLLVS; this is translated from the coding sequence ATGAAAAAAATACTTCTGGTAGAAGACGACCCAAATTTAGGTTTATTGTTGCAAGACTATTTGCAGTTAAAAGGCAAGTTTGATGTAGTGTTATGCACCGATGGTGAAGATGGACTGAGAGCATTTAATAAGCAGAACTTTGATTTATGTATTTTAGATGTGATGATGCCCAAAAAAGATGGTTTTACCCTGGGTAAAGATATTAGAAAGGTAAACACACAGGTGCCTATTATTTTTGCAACGGCTAAAACCATGTTAGAAGATAAATCTGCTGCTTATGATTTAGGCGGCGACGATTATATTACCAAACCTTTTCGTATAGAAGAGTTACTACTGCGTATTAATGCGATGTTTAAACGCATAGCCAATAAAACAGACCACAATGATGAGGCTGCCGAAACACAGTTTTCCATCGGTCAATATCATTTCGATTATACTACGCAGATTATTACCGATAACGATAATCAGCAAAAACTATCTACCAAAGAAGCCGAGCTGTTGCGTTTATTGTGTTTGAAAAAGAATACCGTTTTAACCCGCGAAGAAGCCCTGTTAAGTATCTGGCATGATGATAATTACTTTAATGGAAGAAGTATGGATGTGTTTTTAAGTAAGTTGCGAAAATACCTAAGGGCCGATCCGACAGTAGAAATTATTAATGTGCACGGAAAAGGCTATAAGCTGTTGGTAAGCTAA
- the mqnB gene encoding futalosine hydrolase has protein sequence MKTLIVAATKAELTFFYQHFNLPDGDFVESKNFDLLITGVGMVATAFALGKHLSSKYNLVVNFGIAGSFDRDIALGTVLNITEDTFAELGAENGDEFLTINDLGFGENHYTSKTQKKINLPIAKGITVNCVTGSEKSIKNLIRRLNPTTESMEGAAVFYACKQLNIASLQIRSISNYVEPRNKDNWKIGLAIKNLNDWAIAFIGEMN, from the coding sequence ATGAAAACTTTAATTGTTGCTGCTACCAAAGCCGAACTTACCTTCTTTTACCAGCATTTTAATTTACCAGACGGAGATTTTGTTGAAAGTAAAAATTTCGATCTGCTAATTACCGGAGTTGGAATGGTAGCAACAGCCTTTGCCCTGGGCAAACATCTTTCATCTAAATATAACCTTGTGGTAAATTTCGGCATCGCCGGAAGCTTCGACAGGGATATAGCTTTAGGTACAGTGTTAAATATTACGGAAGATACTTTTGCAGAACTGGGCGCCGAAAATGGAGATGAATTTTTAACCATAAACGATTTAGGCTTTGGGGAGAACCATTACACCTCAAAAACACAAAAAAAAATTAACCTACCCATTGCAAAAGGCATAACCGTGAACTGTGTAACGGGAAGCGAAAAAAGCATCAAAAATTTAATCAGGAGGTTAAATCCCACTACCGAAAGTATGGAAGGTGCCGCTGTTTTTTATGCCTGTAAACAGTTAAATATAGCTAGTTTACAGATCAGAAGTATATCTAATTATGTAGAGCCAAGAAATAAAGACAATTGGAAAATTGGTTTGGCCATTAAAAACTTAAACGATTGGGCCATTGCTTTTATTGGAGAAATGAACTGA
- a CDS encoding menaquinone biosynthesis family protein, whose product MKLTLGFSPCPNDTFIFDALIHHKIDTEGLEFEVSYDDVETLNQKALRGELDITKLSFHAFAYVANQYALLDAGSALGFGVGPLLISKNHFEGSADPQLHTPNAKLKIGIPGKYTTANFLLGIAYPHLQNKQELVFSEIESALLNEQIDLGLIIHENRFTYQDKGLTKIVDLGDYWEKLTGCAIPLGGIVINRNLEHNLQLKVNRLVRQSVEFAFAHPKSGIDFIRQHAQAMEESVMYKHIELYVNKYSINLGEEGRKAVDTLFKLAQERNIILAIQENLYI is encoded by the coding sequence ATGAAACTTACACTTGGATTTTCTCCCTGCCCTAACGATACATTTATTTTCGATGCACTAATTCACCATAAAATTGATACGGAAGGATTAGAATTTGAAGTTTCTTATGATGATGTAGAAACCTTAAACCAAAAGGCACTTAGGGGCGAATTAGACATTACCAAATTAAGCTTTCATGCTTTTGCTTATGTGGCCAACCAATATGCTTTATTAGATGCCGGTAGTGCCCTGGGCTTTGGTGTTGGCCCGTTATTAATTAGCAAAAATCATTTTGAAGGTTCAGCCGACCCCCAACTCCACACCCCCAACGCTAAACTCAAAATTGGAATACCGGGAAAGTATACTACTGCAAATTTTTTATTGGGAATTGCTTATCCACACTTACAAAATAAACAAGAACTTGTTTTTTCGGAAATCGAATCGGCTTTACTTAACGAGCAGATCGATTTAGGCCTGATTATTCACGAAAACAGGTTTACCTATCAGGATAAGGGGCTAACGAAAATAGTTGATTTAGGCGATTATTGGGAAAAACTAACGGGTTGCGCCATTCCATTAGGCGGAATCGTAATTAACCGTAATTTAGAACACAACCTGCAGTTAAAGGTGAACCGCTTAGTTCGCCAGTCGGTAGAGTTTGCCTTTGCACATCCAAAATCGGGAATCGATTTTATCCGCCAACATGCCCAGGCTATGGAAGAAAGTGTGATGTACAAACACATCGAATTATATGTAAATAAATATAGCATAAACCTTGGCGAAGAAGGCCGTAAAGCGGTAGATACCCTATTTAAACTTGCCCAAGAGCGGAATATCATTCTCGCCATTCAGGAGAACCTGTATATTTAA
- a CDS encoding 6-pyruvoyl trahydropterin synthase family protein encodes MIYITRKASFNAAHKLARTDWDDDKNNEVYGKCANPNWHGHNYWLYVTVKGEVNPETGFLVDLKWLKDVMNDYVVDKVDHKNLNLDVDFMKGKLASTENLAIEIWKQLWAPIAESGAVLHCVKIYETENNFVEYFG; translated from the coding sequence ATGATTTACATAACGAGAAAAGCATCCTTTAATGCGGCGCACAAATTGGCCCGTACCGATTGGGATGATGATAAAAACAATGAAGTTTATGGTAAATGTGCCAACCCCAACTGGCATGGCCATAACTATTGGTTATATGTTACCGTTAAAGGCGAAGTGAATCCGGAAACAGGTTTTCTGGTTGATCTGAAATGGCTGAAAGACGTAATGAACGATTATGTGGTAGATAAAGTTGATCATAAAAATTTAAACCTTGATGTAGATTTTATGAAAGGCAAGTTGGCTTCAACTGAAAATCTGGCCATCGAAATCTGGAAACAACTTTGGGCTCCGATTGCAGAGAGCGGTGCAGTTTTACATTGCGTAAAAATATACGAAACCGAAAATAATTTTGTTGAATACTTTGGTTAA